The Onthophagus taurus isolate NC chromosome 6, IU_Otau_3.0, whole genome shotgun sequence region TTATGTCCTTTGGAACTGAATAGTTGATATAGTGACGATTGTATTAGTTAAGTTATAAGACTTTCTATTCAATAGTTTTCAAAGCCGAACCATAAAATATAATGAAGTTATTAGGCCCACTTGAACTGTCATATATGGTTGTTGTTAAAAggcaaataataaattaagaatatgtttGGGTCCACAAAATCAAATAATGAAGCCATAATACAAGAGAATTATCAATTAGCTACGGATCCCAAATACTACAATTTTCTCTACATTGGATGCTAGTCAgggattttatcaaattaagtATCGAAAGTCAATTAATCACAACATTTAATGCAGGAAGATATTGTTGCAAAAGAGTTTCTTTTGGACTTTGTTCAGCACCCGAAGTATTTCATAAATCATTTCAAGAGCTATTTGGTGACTTACCAGGGGTtgaaatttacattgacaataTTATAGTTTGGGGAACCAACAatgaagaacattttaaaagattaaaagcGTTATTTGAAAAAGCTAAATCATTAAAAGTTAGATTTAGTAGATGTGCAAGTTTGGGGTGAAAGAGGTAAAGAATGTGGGACATAGAGGTGTTACTGATACTTGTACCTGTTACTTAGGAACAGTTATTTGTATGTTGTTCCTTGGAAGTAactaaatttaacaaataatagTACAGGTACAAAATACTAGTTTTGTAAACGTTATGGAATCATCTctatgttaattattatttggtaTGGGTAGGAACAACAAAGATTTGAAGTATTTTTCATAACAACTGACTGTTAAGTTTGTTATCcagtaataattattaattaactaaataattttagtttaatttaataatactataagaattaaacaaggattttatttaaactttagaaaaacaaactttacatctatttggaattaaaaaagacTCAGAATAATAGTATAAAAACATAGCCATAAAAATTTGGCTCTtctttatatctaaaaaaaagtttgtttcaatttaaagtttttattagaaataattataacctttGAATTTCCATTAAAGCTCGAGAATTCGCAGTTATTCTGGTTTTGTGGTTGATCTTTTAACTTCTTTGtctattttaaatgatatggACAATCATAGTTTGTACAGTTAGTAATGCCGTCCTTTGTAGGAGCAATAATAGGAGTACTTTCATCAGTTGATTTCATCACAAAGTGATTTTGTTCCACAAAAATACTAATTTATAACATCTCTAATGGGACATGTGCTTAGTGATCAGACCAATCAAAAGTGCAAGCTATTATGAAGATGTCAACACCAACCAAGAAAAAGGACTTACAATCATTTTTGGGTTTAGTGACtaagtttatatattaaacCCCGAATGGAGAGGTATTATCTCCAAATTATACTACAAATTACAATACTTGAGTCTTATTTTTGACAACACCCAACTTCCTAAAACTCATCCAAAGATCACGAGATGATCGTTCCTGAAACAATGTGTTTAAGAACGCCCGTTTCTCTCTTAGAATGGCCGAGTTAGTGTAATTGCGTAGTTGTTTATAATACTGGAAGTGAGTGGGACACCTGCTCTGGCGGAATCTACTATAAGCCTGATCACGAAATCTTATAAGGAGCTTGATGTTATCAGTCACTCAAggacaataatttttatggatGGAAACAGTACGCAAGGGCGCATGACGATCAAACAGATTATGAAttgaatcaacaaaaaaagccACCTTATCATTAATATCCTGAAATTGGAGTATCCGGCACCAAGGTACTGATAACAAAtcagcaaaaaaaatattagaattaaggtgtttgaaatcacgaaatgTTAGTTTCgggtataaatttttaaatgtttcatGCATCCCGAGATCAACGAACACCAAATTATGATCTGCGATATCATGAATAGGTTGAACACCACTATTTTCAACAATTGCATcctcaaaaactataacatgatctattaattattaattttattgcattattttcttaaaactaaagCAAATGCTCAAATTGTTTTCCGTCGGCACTAATACCAGTTCTGCATCGTCGCAGAAAAGATCTTTTTACTATAATAGTTGTGCAAATCTCTTTGCGTTTATTCTGTTGctgtataaatattgtggCGCAGTTCGGCAATATTTTCaatcggtttttaatacattttttcttttatgcaATACTAGTAAGAAAGAAAATCAAGGGGATTTAGGCCCTGAGAATGAGGAGGCCACGTAATCGAACCAAAACGCCCCATCCATCTTTCGGGATATTCTGTATTCAATCCCGTACAAAACAAACATAATGAGCTGGGCAACCTTGTTGAAACTGTAAATATTAAGTGGCACATCTTCTAGcaaagttattaaattattttggagaaaatacaaataacatacgatagtatgaattttttatacaacacgttttttgcagaaaaacaggcaataatatatttaaggaaaaaaaaaaaaggcaAGTATTATACCATTTTGAAaacttgactaaacaggccatcttttaaaataacttgccaaCTCAGTTCATTCGTCTTTGTGGTGTagttttcttgttattttagtacttttacattaaatttttgttaacttataataataataataagcctTTATTTAGATAATGTAGGTAGATCAACTGGCGAAGTTTAGCCCAAGGCTATTCTCTACTTAGCCAGTTACTCTCCCAAACAAAAGGAATAATAACATGTCAAGCCTTTTCTATCAAATAAAAGTCTACCACTCTAAAGAACTAAAACAcaatacataataaattacataatAGCTTAATCATCTGAagtaaaattactttaattcaTACAAATCGCTAGTATTAGTACATCTATGATAATgacaaaaataattgtttattagaCCTGGAAAAAcgtgttattttatttaaatacctaaattttatatacattttctatttcaacttctttttatttgtattaatttcgttttgagcattaatgcttttttttaacaattatggTATTATAAAATACAAACAGATCAATTTTTAGAGATACATAGTAGGCGAGTTAATGTTTAGACTCTACTTTTCCTGTATCTTGGTGCTTGCAAAAcattacttaaatttttgggcGTCCAAGAGTTCCAtgtacttttcttttttttgcagCATCCAATTACTATGGTACGTCCATCTAACTATGATTTGAGTTCCATATGTACTACAATAacctattttaatttactttctaTTGTTGTTTGTAGTTCCTCAGATTGAAGCAGTGATAGAATGTCGTCAATTAACTTCATTAGATATTTAGTCTAACTAGTACCTTTGGTAAGTAGGATTGAatcttttgtaatttttcaataagtttAACTGGATTCATAACATATGGATTCGTTTTTGTGACATTGTAacgatttgtaataaatttagttgCTCTTTGGATACCTCATTAAGAACCAACGAAAATAAGTTAACCAAGAGTTGAAATTCGTTTAACTTTTTGTATTGACTACCATGAGtaagattaattaaatattctgTCATTCTTAAAAGTTGGGTTTCAATTAGgtacattttatttcaaatcctgttttattaaaagctTGCATTGACATGTTGAAAACGGAAGTCATTAATGTTAGCAATGATTTTGATTTGTGTTCAATGTGCTTATTTGTTAACATAACTTGATACATTTTCTAGTGTTTCTGTTTCAATACTCAGAATAGAAAGTGAATTACTAGCTGAATTTAAAGAAGTTAAACCTaatgagaaattaaaattattgtaaaagtaaagtctaaaattttttataaatagaatCTCACTTTTTGGCATAAGCTAGAATAGATTTCAAAAATACTTTGCAATCACTCCCTGCCCATAAAATACCTGACCCTCTGATATAAGTAGAAATTATATTCTTcatgtaatcaaaatttacGTTTACTTGTTCAGGAGTAAGAAATATCCAGGTAACAAGATAAATGTTATCAACCACTTTAACTAAatgtggtaaaagtgggccttaatattttaaaattaatctaatccacattaaaaagtatatattACATTGTAGAAGCTATTTAAGAATAGCTTTGTGATGcattttcataataaacaaactgTGGCACAACCATGAtgttaaagatttaaaaatacacAAGTTTCAGGTTACTCAAcacctttattttttatatattattataccaaattattataacattaCTTTGCTTTCTTAGATTTGGTTTTACGCATGTAAAATTCCAATTCTTTTCCTTCCAACACATATCCATCAGCTCTTCCACATTGTCCAGGGCGGGAAGCCAAACAAGCTATAACaaaacaatcatttttaatcaaaaaataaacatttaacctaaaaagggatctttatctttttgttatttaatcaGAGTAACTATGACTAAGCTCTCATCGTTCGATGGGTTTCTTCAAAACGAATCCGCCACAATTAAGAACTCGCTTAATTTTATcatcataaaaaatgtatttattaataatattcttttatCATAAGATATTTACCCAAAAGTCTGCCAGCTTGGAATTGTTCTTCTAATGCTGGTTCAACTTTAGCAGTACGTTGCCTTACTTCATATTTCTTTTGCACTTTCTTGCTACGTTTCTTATTAAAAAGCGCTTCCTCCGTTTCAgtctaaaaaaatcaataaaaaacaataaaatatccCCAAATTAAAAACGCAAAAacaaagttataaattaaatcagaATTAGCATAACCCAATTtattaatcacaaaaaaatcagCTGACACGCAAAGAATACTCAtcattaaatgtaaaaaataagcTAATACGGATAAATAACTTACCAATTTTGCACCCTTTTTGCGTCCAAGTGGTAAAACATAATGGGATTCATACCACTGCCTAAATGGAGTGGCATCAATAACAACAATCGCATTTTTTACCAAAGTTTTGGTACGGACCAATTCATTATTACTGGCATTGTAAACAACGTCAATAATACGCGTTTTGCGAGCGGTTCCTTCGGAACCCCAGGCGAAGTTACCCATATCAAGCCTTAAAGCTCTATGTTTGAGGTTACCCCCACGGGTACGGACGAAATGTACCCTACGAGGTCCCAATTTCGTGTTGGCGGCGGGTCTACCCAATTCAAACTTCCTCTTCTTGCGGAGGGGCTTCCTCTTGCCACCAGTGGCACGTCGCTTGTGCCAATGATCTCGACTAATACctaaaagcaaaaaagattataatttctgacaaaaatataaaaaaaattatatggaaAATATGAAATCTTATCAGAGCGCTGTGGTATAGTTTGTCTTCAGCACTAATAGTCGGaaaccaattattttttatcatcaCATGTTTAAGTatcacaacaaatttttaactttaaggttaggtttaattatttttgacacAATTCGTAATTTATAGGAAATAGATTGTGTAATGGATTCTAGAATGatagataaatgttttttgagagaatttataaaggaaatttgttaaataactTAGATGATTaacgataaataaaattcaccACTCACCCATTTTGGAGAACTGAGTGAAAAGAGAGAAAGAAGAACTATCGCACTGCAGCCAGTTGTTTACTTCCGTCACATTCAAAACCACCAACTTAAATTACAACGAAAAAAATCCCTAAGTTTTctcacaattttattaatttccagTTTATAGAGTACATTacaaacacaaatttaaataaaacaacctctatttttattattatcttagaaatatcaataaataataaattaaattataaattaatttttgacattcaaACTAGATTAGATGCGATAAAAATGGCGGATGATGTAGAAAACGACGACCAGTGGTTATACGGCGATAGTTCCGATCATATACCTCAAGAAAATGATAAACCAAGCGAAAACAATGAGGAAGTAGCCGATAAACCCATCGAAGAAGAAAAACCGCCGGAAATAAaggtaaattaataactttccgaaacataacctataaaaccCCTGCCATAAGCACAActgtcataaatttttaaaaataaaaatacattcaaattaattttacatattatttccGAGTCTAtcctaaataaaaatcaaccaAATTGTAATGTTTCAGGAAAGTGAAACTGAAGAAGCTCCTCCAGAAGAGAATCCCGAAGAGCAACAAGAAAATGATGAGGAAAATGGGGCCCCTGAAGATGGAGAGATTGAGAAACAACCAGGAGATAGTGATAAAGAAGATTTTGATGAAGACAGTGACGACGACGTCAACGTGGTTATTGGGGACATCAAAACAAGCCCCACTTACACTTcgttaaatataaaacgagGGGGATTATTAACAACCACCACAAGTGATAAAACTAAACAAGCACCGGCAGGGAAATTTAGTATCGATGAATTTGATCAACCAGGATCAATAAATGGAGTCCCTGCTACAGACTTTAATCTTGATTCTCTTGAAGATAAACCATGGAGAAAACCGGGAGCTGACATAacagattattttaattatggttTTAACGAGGATACATGGAAAGCTTATTGTGAACGACAGAAAAGGTTTCTGTGTattctaatttaataataataatgatggACTGATTTTTGTTCAAACTGGATCAATTGTGTAGGTTACGTATGAACGAATCAGGTGTGGGATTGGCTCCGTTGAACGCGATAGGGATGCCCAGGGGACCAGTGCCAATCATGAACGACAACAGCAAAT contains the following coding sequences:
- the LOC111414695 gene encoding pre-mRNA 3'-end-processing factor FIP1 isoform X4; the encoded protein is MADDVENDDQWLYGDSSDHIPQENDKPSENNEEVADKPIEEEKPPEIKESETEEAPPEENPEEQQENDEENGAPEDGEIEKQPGDSDKEDFDEDSDDDVNVVIGDIKTSPTYTSLNIKRGGLLTTTTSDKTKQAPAGKFSIDEFDQPGSINGVPATDFNLDSLEDKPWRKPGADITDYFNYGFNEDTWKAYCERQKRLRMNESGVGLAPLNAIGMPRGPVPIMNDNSKYSGNYSTPRGLSTRMGSAAGKMDAPKENVIQVMTADRREYSRKPPGFPDMSMPPPNFDDFQPEYGFNPEPEPFYGGYEPTQDSQWGDTNAGWQPQEIKSLTGGPPPIVPPVGPPTGIPPPMVTALGPTSGPIKEGSPQREIRDQESRGRSEKPRERERERSHRRERSRSRSRRHKSRSRSPSHRSHRKKKSRRHEDSD
- the LOC111414701 gene encoding small ribosomal subunit protein eS8 isoform X2; this translates as MGISRDHWHKRRATGGKRKPLRKKRKFELGRPAANTKLGPRRVHFVRTRGGNLKHRALRLDMGNFAWGSEGTARKTRIIDVVYNASNNELVRTKTLVKNAIVVIDATPFRQWYESHYVLPLGRKKGAKLTETEEALFNKKRSKKVQKKYEVRQRTAKVEPALEEQFQAGRLLACLASRPGQCGRADGYVLEGKELEFYMRKTKSKKAK
- the LOC111414695 gene encoding pre-mRNA 3'-end-processing factor FIP1 isoform X2; translation: MADDVENDDQWLYGDSSDHIPQENDKPSENNEEVADKPIEEEKPPEIKESETEEAPPEENPEEQQENDEENGAPEDGEIEKQPGDSDKEDFDEDSDDDVNVVIGDIKTSPTYTSLNIKRGGLLTTTTSDKTKQAPAGKFSIDEFDQPGSINGVPATDFNLDSLEDKPWRKPGADITDYFNYGFNEDTWKAYCERQKRLRMNESGVGLAPLNAIGMPRGPVPIMNDNSKYSGNYSTPRKAGPPPGRRMTGSIDVIGGLSTRMGSAAGKMDAPKENVIQVMTADRREYSRKPPGFPDMSMPPPNFDDFQPEYGFNPEPEPFYGGYEPTQDSQWGDTNAGWQPQEIKSLTGGPPPIVPPVGPPTGIPPPMVTALGPTSGPIKEGSPQREIRDQESRGRSEKPRERERERSHRRERSRSRSRRHKSRSRSPSHRSHRKKKSRRHEDSD
- the LOC111414695 gene encoding pre-mRNA 3'-end-processing factor FIP1 isoform X3 produces the protein MADDVENDDQWLYGDSSDHIPQENDKPSENNEEVADKPIEEEKPPEIKESETEEAPPEENPEEQQENDEENGAPEDGEIEKQPGDSDKEDFDEDSDDDVNVVIGDIKTSPTYTSLNIKRGGLLTTTTSDKTKQAPAGKFSIDEFDQPGSINGVPATDFNLDSLEDKPWRKPGADITDYFNYGFNEDTWKAYCERQKRLRMNESGVGLAPLNAIGMPRGPVPIMNDNSKYSGNYSTPRGLSTRMGSAAGKMDAPKENVIQVMTADRREYSRKPPGFPDMSMPPPNFDDFQPEYGFNPEPEPFYGGYEPTQDSQWGGSDTNAGWQPQEIKSLTGGPPPIVPPVGPPTGIPPPMVTALGPTSGPIKEGSPQREIRDQESRGRSEKPRERERERSHRRERSRSRSRRHKSRSRSPSHRSHRKKKSRRHEDSD
- the LOC111414695 gene encoding pre-mRNA 3'-end-processing factor FIP1 isoform X1, with the protein product MADDVENDDQWLYGDSSDHIPQENDKPSENNEEVADKPIEEEKPPEIKESETEEAPPEENPEEQQENDEENGAPEDGEIEKQPGDSDKEDFDEDSDDDVNVVIGDIKTSPTYTSLNIKRGGLLTTTTSDKTKQAPAGKFSIDEFDQPGSINGVPATDFNLDSLEDKPWRKPGADITDYFNYGFNEDTWKAYCERQKRLRMNESGVGLAPLNAIGMPRGPVPIMNDNSKYSGNYSTPRKAGPPPGRRMTGSIDVIGGLSTRMGSAAGKMDAPKENVIQVMTADRREYSRKPPGFPDMSMPPPNFDDFQPEYGFNPEPEPFYGGYEPTQDSQWGGSDTNAGWQPQEIKSLTGGPPPIVPPVGPPTGIPPPMVTALGPTSGPIKEGSPQREIRDQESRGRSEKPRERERERSHRRERSRSRSRRHKSRSRSPSHRSHRKKKSRRHEDSD
- the LOC111414701 gene encoding small ribosomal subunit protein eS8 isoform X1 → MDRKTLHPSEITGASDESKTCNHGNIGISRDHWHKRRATGGKRKPLRKKRKFELGRPAANTKLGPRRVHFVRTRGGNLKHRALRLDMGNFAWGSEGTARKTRIIDVVYNASNNELVRTKTLVKNAIVVIDATPFRQWYESHYVLPLGRKKGAKLTETEEALFNKKRSKKVQKKYEVRQRTAKVEPALEEQFQAGRLLACLASRPGQCGRADGYVLEGKELEFYMRKTKSKKAK